From one Streptomyces sp. CA-210063 genomic stretch:
- a CDS encoding DEAD/DEAH box helicase, producing the protein MRDMAVPEADTAALARTAVPVRLAAVFLPAPLPRHGRFAFWDPAGGEPPPGDTEDLTVVRRHGSGARRGTAPAVCLPVGEALPLLTRARRDPAAHPATACWGAAALHALRLVARGRLLPGLTPEGYDAWRAGPLDQDDIAHLRAVAAALPYEGHAVPLPGKGPLRLPEPEALMRSFLDAVADTLPRGPAAPYVSGKPFAAHTGQRLPHARDWAAEVAAGMDAGVRISLRLDLSAYDLFDDSEGAPRAGAAVVQVHSLADPTLVVDASALWAGDADTAFGPRAHVDAALAVRRAARVWPPLDRLSEQAVPDVLALSEDELSDLLGVAATRLGAAGVAVHWPRDLAHDLSARAEVSSAPGSATDGTGFFESEELLRFRWQLALGGDPLTEAEMDTLAEAHRPIVRLRDQWVLVDPALVRKARKRELGLLDPVDALSVALTGTAEVDGETVDAVPVGALAALRDRLTAGIGTVDPPPGLSATLRDYQLRGLAWLDLMTSLGLGGCLADDMGLGKTITLIALHLRRARPEPTLVVCPASLLGNWQREITRFAPGVPVRRFHGPDRTLDGLDGGFVLTTYGTMRSTAPLLAQQEWGMVVADEAQHVKNPYSATAKALRTIPTPARVALTGTPVENNLSELWALLDWTTPGLLGPLKSFRARHARAVENGEDAEAVTRLARLVRPFLLRRKKSDPGIVPELPPKTETDHPVPLTREQAALYEAVVRESMLAIETAEGIARRGLVLKLLGALKQICDHPALYLKEEAGAAAGDRLAARSGKLALLDELLDTLLSEDGSALVFTQYVGMARLIAAHLAARAVPVELLHGGTPVKEREHMVDRFQSGATPVLVLSLKAAGTGLNLTRAGHVVHFDRWWNPAVEEQATDRAYRIGQTQPVQVHRLITEGTIEDRIAEMLESKRALSDAILGSGEAALTEMTDRELTDLVSLRRSA; encoded by the coding sequence ATGCGGGACATGGCTGTTCCCGAGGCCGACACGGCCGCCCTCGCGCGGACGGCCGTCCCCGTCCGGCTGGCCGCCGTCTTCCTGCCCGCGCCGCTGCCCCGCCACGGCCGGTTCGCCTTCTGGGACCCGGCGGGCGGGGAACCGCCGCCGGGAGACACCGAGGACCTCACGGTCGTACGACGGCACGGCTCCGGAGCCCGCCGAGGCACCGCCCCCGCCGTGTGCCTGCCGGTCGGCGAAGCCCTCCCCCTGCTCACGCGCGCCCGGCGTGACCCGGCCGCCCACCCCGCCACGGCCTGCTGGGGCGCGGCCGCGCTGCACGCGCTGCGACTGGTCGCCCGGGGGCGGCTGCTGCCCGGACTGACCCCCGAGGGATACGACGCGTGGCGGGCGGGACCACTCGACCAGGACGACATCGCGCACCTCAGAGCCGTCGCCGCGGCACTGCCGTACGAGGGCCACGCCGTGCCCCTGCCCGGCAAGGGCCCCCTGCGGCTGCCCGAACCGGAAGCCCTGATGCGGTCCTTCCTGGACGCGGTCGCCGACACACTGCCGCGCGGCCCGGCGGCGCCGTACGTCTCCGGGAAACCGTTCGCGGCGCACACCGGGCAGCGGCTGCCGCACGCACGCGACTGGGCGGCCGAGGTCGCCGCGGGCATGGACGCGGGCGTCCGCATCTCCCTGCGCCTCGACCTGTCGGCGTACGACCTCTTCGACGACAGCGAAGGCGCCCCACGCGCGGGCGCGGCCGTCGTCCAGGTGCACAGCCTCGCCGACCCCACCCTCGTCGTCGACGCCTCGGCCCTGTGGGCGGGCGACGCGGACACGGCGTTCGGACCCCGCGCGCACGTGGACGCCGCCCTCGCCGTACGACGCGCGGCCCGTGTCTGGCCACCCCTCGACCGGCTCTCCGAGCAGGCCGTGCCCGATGTCCTCGCCCTCTCCGAGGACGAGCTGTCCGACCTGCTGGGCGTCGCCGCGACCCGGCTCGGTGCGGCCGGCGTCGCCGTGCACTGGCCCCGGGACCTGGCCCACGATCTGAGCGCCCGGGCCGAGGTCAGTTCCGCGCCCGGCTCCGCCACGGACGGCACCGGCTTCTTCGAGAGCGAGGAACTGCTCCGCTTCCGCTGGCAGTTGGCGCTCGGCGGCGACCCGCTCACCGAAGCCGAGATGGACACGCTCGCCGAGGCCCACCGTCCGATCGTCCGCCTCCGCGACCAGTGGGTCCTCGTCGACCCGGCCCTCGTCCGCAAGGCCCGCAAACGCGAACTGGGCCTGCTGGACCCGGTGGACGCCCTGTCCGTGGCGCTCACCGGCACCGCCGAGGTCGACGGCGAGACGGTGGACGCGGTGCCGGTGGGCGCGCTGGCGGCTCTACGCGACCGCCTGACGGCGGGCATCGGCACAGTGGACCCGCCACCCGGCCTCTCGGCCACCCTCCGCGACTACCAACTCCGGGGCCTGGCCTGGCTGGACCTCATGACCTCCCTCGGCCTCGGCGGCTGCCTCGCCGACGACATGGGCCTCGGTAAGACGATCACGCTCATCGCCCTGCATCTGCGCCGCGCCCGGCCCGAACCCACGCTGGTCGTCTGCCCCGCCTCCCTACTGGGCAACTGGCAGCGGGAGATCACCCGTTTCGCCCCCGGCGTGCCCGTCCGCCGCTTCCACGGCCCCGACCGCACTCTCGACGGGCTCGACGGCGGCTTCGTCCTCACCACCTACGGCACCATGCGCTCGACGGCCCCGCTCCTCGCCCAGCAGGAGTGGGGCATGGTCGTCGCCGACGAGGCCCAGCATGTCAAGAACCCCTACTCGGCGACGGCGAAGGCCCTGCGTACGATCCCGACCCCCGCCCGCGTGGCCCTCACCGGCACCCCGGTGGAGAACAACCTCTCCGAACTCTGGGCCCTGCTCGACTGGACGACCCCGGGACTCCTCGGCCCCCTGAAGTCCTTCCGCGCCCGCCACGCCCGCGCCGTGGAGAACGGCGAGGACGCGGAGGCCGTGACCCGTCTCGCCCGCCTGGTCCGCCCCTTCCTCCTCCGCCGCAAGAAGTCCGACCCGGGCATCGTCCCCGAACTCCCGCCCAAGACCGAGACCGACCACCCCGTCCCCCTCACCCGCGAACAGGCCGCCCTGTACGAGGCCGTCGTACGCGAGTCGATGCTGGCCATCGAGACGGCGGAGGGCATCGCCCGCCGGGGCCTGGTGCTGAAACTCCTGGGCGCGCTGAAGCAGATCTGCGACCACCCGGCGCTGTATCTGAAGGAGGAGGCCGGAGCCGCCGCCGGAGACCGCCTCGCCGCCCGCTCCGGCAAACTCGCCCTGCTGGACGAGCTGTTGGACACGTTGCTCTCCGAGGACGGCTCCGCGCTGGTCTTCACCCAGTACGTCGGCATGGCCCGTCTGATCGCCGCGCACCTCGCCGCCCGTGCCGTCCCGGTCGAGCTGCTGCACGGCGGTACGCCCGTCAAGGAGCGCGAACACATGGTGGACCGCTTCCAGAGCGGGGCGACACCGGTGCTGGTCCTGTCCCTCAAGGCCGCGGGCACCGGCCTGAACCTCACCCGCGCCGGCCATGTCGTCCACTTCGACCGCTGGTGGAACCCCGCCGTCGAGGAACAGGCCACCGACCGCGCCTATCGCATCGGCCAGACCCAGCCCGTCCAGGTCCACCGCCTCATCACCGAGGGCACCATCGAGGACCGCATCGCCGAAATGCTGGAATCCAAGCGGGCCCTCTCCGACGCCATCCTCGGCTCCGGCGAGGCGGCCCTGACGGAGATGACGGACCGCGAGCTGACCGACCTGGTGTCCTTGCGGAGGTCGGCGTGA
- a CDS encoding sugar kinase, with amino-acid sequence MTASLPHQGSSPEEPERPAENRRRTIRRRAITLAIIVLLIGVPAGYLVISANQSRDSGKDKEKKYSATGLTAHWPSRVQQRLYQVPIPPYSKHVAYYETNNWRTSRLYVQFYTSNEGLESFLNQIGLGTDDLEDDEIAINARDRRIVGWDFTGSGPWYGLVNDRKNPAPTHDIVVNRSNPDHPMVYVVSRTVP; translated from the coding sequence GTGACCGCCTCGCTGCCGCATCAGGGCTCCTCCCCGGAGGAGCCGGAGCGGCCCGCCGAGAACCGCCGCCGCACGATCCGCCGCCGGGCGATCACCCTGGCGATCATCGTGCTGCTCATCGGCGTACCCGCCGGCTATCTGGTGATCTCCGCCAACCAGAGCCGCGACAGCGGCAAGGACAAGGAGAAGAAGTACTCGGCGACCGGCCTCACCGCGCACTGGCCCTCCCGGGTCCAGCAGCGCCTCTACCAGGTGCCGATCCCGCCGTACTCCAAGCACGTCGCGTACTACGAGACGAACAACTGGAGGACCAGCCGTCTCTACGTGCAGTTCTATACGAGCAACGAGGGACTGGAGAGCTTCCTCAACCAGATCGGCCTCGGCACGGACGACCTGGAGGACGACGAGATCGCCATCAACGCCCGCGACCGGCGGATCGTCGGCTGGGACTTCACCGGCTCCGGCCCCTGGTACGGCCTCGTCAACGACCGGAAGAACCCCGCCCCCACCCACGACATCGTCGTGAACCGGTCGAACCCGGACCACCCCATGGTGTACGTGGTGTCACGGACAGTGCCCTGA
- a CDS encoding ROK family glucokinase, whose amino-acid sequence MSTYRDFTHRGSARATVLRTVGTRERRSHLTAPRVPTVGIDIGGTKVMAGVVDADGNILEKLRTETPDKSKSPQVVEDTITELVLDLSDRHDVHAVGIGAAGWVDADRNRVLFAPHLSWRNEPLRDRLAGRLAVPVLVDNDANAAAWAEWRFGAGRDEDHLVMITLGTGIGGAILEDGQVKRGKFGVAGEFGHMQVVPGGHRCPCGNRGCWEQYSSGNALVREARELAAADSPVAYGIIEHVKGNIGDITGPMITELAREGDAMCIELLQDIGQWLGVGIANLAAALDPSCFVIGGGVSAADDLLIGPAREAFRRHLTGRGYRPEARIARAQLGPEAGMVGAADLARLVARRFRRANRRRVERYERYARYVEARRTTQDSA is encoded by the coding sequence ATGAGCACTTACCGCGACTTCACCCACCGCGGCTCCGCGCGGGCCACCGTCCTGCGGACCGTGGGAACGCGCGAGCGCCGCTCCCACCTGACGGCCCCCCGCGTCCCGACCGTCGGCATCGACATCGGTGGTACGAAGGTGATGGCGGGCGTCGTGGACGCCGACGGCAACATCCTGGAGAAGCTCCGCACGGAGACCCCGGACAAGTCGAAGAGCCCCCAGGTCGTCGAGGACACCATCACGGAGCTGGTCCTGGACCTCTCCGACCGGCACGACGTGCACGCCGTCGGCATCGGCGCCGCCGGCTGGGTCGACGCGGACCGCAACCGCGTCCTGTTCGCCCCCCACCTTTCCTGGCGCAACGAGCCGCTGCGCGACCGCCTCGCGGGCCGCCTCGCCGTGCCGGTCCTGGTCGACAACGACGCCAACGCCGCCGCCTGGGCCGAGTGGCGCTTCGGCGCCGGCCGCGACGAGGACCACCTGGTCATGATCACGCTCGGCACCGGCATCGGCGGCGCGATCCTGGAGGACGGCCAGGTCAAGCGCGGCAAGTTCGGCGTCGCGGGCGAGTTCGGCCATATGCAGGTCGTGCCCGGCGGCCACCGCTGCCCGTGCGGCAACCGCGGCTGCTGGGAGCAGTACAGCTCAGGAAACGCCCTGGTCAGAGAGGCCCGCGAACTCGCGGCGGCCGACTCCCCGGTGGCGTACGGCATCATCGAGCACGTCAAGGGGAACATCGGTGACATCACAGGGCCGATGATCACCGAGCTTGCCCGCGAGGGTGACGCGATGTGCATCGAACTGCTCCAGGACATCGGCCAGTGGCTCGGCGTCGGCATCGCCAACCTGGCCGCCGCCCTCGACCCGTCCTGCTTCGTCATCGGCGGTGGTGTCTCGGCCGCCGACGACCTGCTGATCGGCCCGGCCCGGGAGGCCTTCCGCCGTCATCTCACCGGCCGCGGCTACCGCCCCGAGGCCCGTATCGCGCGCGCCCAGCTCGGGCCCGAGGCCGGCATGGTGGGCGCCGCCGACCTCGCCCGGCTCGTCGCCCGCCGCTTCCGCCGGGCCAACCGGCGCAGAGTCGAGCGGTACGAGCGTTACGCGCGGTACGTAGAGGCCCGCCGGACCACCCAGGACTCCGCGTGA
- a CDS encoding GntR family transcriptional regulator, which yields MSLQLSVDRSSPVPLYFQLSQQLEAAIEHGELTPGSLLGNEIELAARLGLSRPTVRQAIQSLVDKGLLVRRRGVGTQVVHSQVKRPLELSSLYDDLEAAGQRPATRVLVNTTVAASAEVAAALAVAEGGEVHRIERLRLAHGEPMAYLCNYLPTDLLDLDSPQLEATGLYRLMRAAGITLHSARQTIGARTATPEEADRLGEPENAPLLTMQRTTFDDTGRAVEYGTHIYRASRYSFDFQLLVRS from the coding sequence GTGTCGCTCCAGCTCAGCGTCGACCGCAGCAGTCCGGTCCCGCTCTACTTCCAGCTGTCCCAGCAGCTGGAGGCCGCGATCGAGCACGGCGAGCTGACCCCGGGCAGTCTGCTGGGCAACGAGATCGAGCTGGCCGCCCGCCTCGGCCTGTCCCGCCCCACCGTCCGCCAGGCCATCCAGTCCCTGGTCGACAAGGGACTGCTCGTACGCCGCCGCGGCGTGGGCACCCAGGTCGTCCACAGCCAGGTCAAACGCCCTCTGGAACTCAGCAGCCTCTACGACGACCTGGAGGCCGCCGGCCAGCGCCCCGCCACCCGCGTCCTGGTCAACACCACCGTCGCCGCCTCCGCCGAGGTCGCCGCCGCCCTCGCCGTCGCGGAGGGCGGCGAAGTCCACCGCATCGAGCGACTCCGTCTGGCCCACGGCGAACCCATGGCCTACCTCTGCAACTACCTCCCCACCGACCTCCTCGACCTCGACTCCCCCCAACTCGAAGCCACCGGCCTCTACCGCCTCATGCGCGCAGCGGGCATCACTCTCCACAGTGCCCGCCAGACCATCGGCGCGAGAACGGCCACACCGGAAGAGGCCGACCGTCTGGGAGAACCTGAGAACGCTCCTCTCCTCACCATGCAACGCACGACCTTCGACGACACGGGCCGAGCCGTCGAATACGGCACCCACATCTACCGGGCATCCCGCTACTCGTTCGACTTCCAGCTCTTGGTCCGCTCCTGA
- a CDS encoding Gfo/Idh/MocA family oxidoreductase — protein sequence MRIGLIGAGRIGTFHATTLSRHRDVGSLIITDVDTARAHDLADRLGETAAPGVDEIFTWGVDAVVITAATSAHGELIGRAARSGLPVFCEKPIAVDLPGTLSALAEVDAAGTVLQMGFQRRFDSGYVTAREAVRAGRLGRLHTVRALTADQTPPSAPYLAVSGGIYRDCLIHDFDIVRWVTGREVATVYATGSDVGHPMFREAHDLDTAAAVLTLEDGTLVTATAARVNGAGYDVRLELAGELDTVVVGLDDRTPVASTEPSGPPPADKPWTGFLERFAAAYEAEIAAFVEVVRGERANPCDGREALQALRVAEACELSRREHRPVNLGEIPGGRD from the coding sequence ATGCGCATCGGACTCATCGGGGCGGGTCGCATCGGAACGTTTCACGCGACCACGCTCAGCCGCCACCGTGATGTCGGCTCTCTGATCATCACGGACGTCGACACGGCTCGGGCCCATGACCTCGCGGATCGCCTCGGCGAGACGGCGGCGCCAGGCGTGGACGAGATCTTCACCTGGGGTGTGGACGCCGTCGTCATAACGGCCGCGACCTCGGCCCACGGCGAACTGATCGGTCGGGCAGCGCGCTCGGGACTCCCGGTGTTCTGCGAGAAACCCATCGCCGTGGATCTGCCGGGCACCTTAAGCGCGCTCGCCGAGGTCGACGCGGCCGGGACCGTGCTGCAGATGGGCTTCCAGCGCCGTTTCGACTCCGGTTATGTCACCGCGCGGGAGGCGGTGCGCGCGGGGCGGCTCGGGCGGCTGCACACCGTACGGGCGCTGACGGCCGATCAGACGCCGCCGTCGGCGCCGTACTTGGCGGTCTCCGGGGGGATCTACCGGGACTGTCTGATCCACGACTTCGACATCGTGCGGTGGGTGACGGGGCGCGAGGTCGCCACGGTGTACGCCACCGGGTCGGACGTCGGGCATCCGATGTTCCGGGAGGCGCACGACCTCGACACGGCGGCCGCCGTGCTCACGCTGGAGGACGGGACGCTGGTCACGGCCACGGCGGCGCGGGTGAACGGGGCCGGGTACGACGTGCGTCTGGAGCTGGCCGGGGAGCTGGACACCGTGGTGGTCGGACTGGACGACCGTACGCCGGTCGCGTCCACGGAGCCGAGCGGGCCGCCGCCCGCCGACAAGCCATGGACCGGTTTCCTGGAGCGGTTCGCCGCCGCGTACGAAGCCGAGATCGCGGCCTTCGTCGAGGTGGTGCGCGGTGAGCGGGCCAACCCGTGCGACGGCCGTGAGGCCCTCCAGGCCCTTCGCGTCGCCGAGGCGTGCGAGCTGTCCCGTCGGGAGCACCGGCCGGTGAACCTGGGGGAGATTCCGGGGGGCCGGGACTAG